Within the Bacteroidota bacterium genome, the region GGACTTGCACCCTCTGGAAAAATTTGCACACTTATCGCTTGCTAACGTAAAGTTTATTTGTATTTTTAATCTTTTTCAAGAGCTTACGATAAGTGTGCGCTCCTGCTCATGCAGGGCGCACACAAAAACTATATGTCAATTGGGGTTTAGGTGCGTACAACAAAGTTCGCAGTCCGCAACAACGGCATCGGGGTTCGACAGGAACGAAGCCCGCAATCCCCAACTGCATATAGTTCCGAACGTTATGCTGCATGTTAAAACCCATGATAGAAGAATAGTGGATCAATTTTAAATTTTCATTAAAAGTACTTATCTTTGTACTTAATTAAATACTTAAAATTAAATATCATGATTGCAGCCAACTATTCAGAATTCAGGAAAGAACTCAAGAACTATCTTGACAGCGTTGAGAATAATCATGAAACTCTTATCATAAAAAGAGGATCAGGTAAAGGATCTGTTATAATATCACTTGAAGAATATAACTCAATAATGGAAACTCTTCATCTTTTAAGTTCACAAAAGAATGCCCAAAGACTTTTTGAGTCAATAAATCAGATGAATAGCGGTAATACAGTTCACCATGATTTAATTGAAGAATAATGAAACTTGTTTTTTCACAGATAGCGTGGGAAGATTATATTTTCTGGCAAAAAGAAGATAAAAAGATTTTAAGAAAAATAAACGACCTCATTAAGAGCATTCAAACAAATCCGTATGAAGGAATCGGAAAGCCAGAACCACTTAAATATGATTTGGCGGGCCTTTGGTCAAGGAGGATTGACCTTGAACATCGATTAGTGTATA harbors:
- a CDS encoding Txe/YoeB family addiction module toxin, with the protein product MKLVFSQIAWEDYIFWQKEDKKILRKINDLIKSIQTNPYEGIGKPEPLKYDLAGLWSRRIDLEHRLVYKVEGDNLYIYSCRYHYDK
- a CDS encoding type II toxin-antitoxin system prevent-host-death family antitoxin, with amino-acid sequence MIAANYSEFRKELKNYLDSVENNHETLIIKRGSGKGSVIISLEEYNSIMETLHLLSSQKNAQRLFESINQMNSGNTVHHDLIEE